The DNA window CCGGGAGAGCGTCGCCGAGTCGGCTCTGCAGTGGTTCGTTGACGCGCTCGCCGCGCTGGTCGCTGATCCGTCCGGACTGGTGGGGCGGGTCGGTGTGGCTGAGGGCCAGGCGCACGACCCGGAACCGGCGTTGGTGGTGGGGGAGTCATTGCCGGCCTTGGTGAGGCGGGTGGTGACGGAGCGGTCGAACGACGTGGCGGTAGTGGACGGTGAGGGTGAGCTGTCGTTCGGGGAATTGTGGGACCGGGCGGTGGGATTGGCCGCTGTGCTGCGGGCCCGCGGGGTCGGGCCGGAGCGCCGGGTGGGCGTGGTGGTGGAGCGGTCGTCGTGGTGGCTGGTCGGGATACTGGGCGTGTCATTGGCCGGTGGTGCGTTCGTTCCGGTGGATCCGGCGTATCCGGCCGAACGCGTGAAGTGGATTCTTGACGACGCGGATCCGGTGTCGGTGGTGTGTGTGGGAACAACACGGTCGGCGGTGCCGGAGAAGTTCGCGGATCGGCTGGTAGTGGTTGGCGACGTCGATCTGGCGGGGGGCTCGGACGCGGGGCTGCCGCAGGTGGGTCCGGGTGACGCGGCGTACGTGATGTATACGTCGGGGTCGACGGGCGCTCCGAAGGGGGTCGTCGTCTCCCACGCGGGGCTCGGCAATCTGGCGGCGGCGCAGATCGACCGGTTCGGTGTGTCGCCGTCGTCACGGGTCCTGCAGTTCGCGGCGCTGGGCTTCGACGCCATGGTGTCGGAGGTGCTGATGGCATTGCTGTCGGGGGCGACGCTGGTCATGGCGCCGGCGCGGGATCTGCCGCCGCAGGTGTCGTTGGCCGAGGCGCTGGAACGGTGGCAGGTCACGCACGTGACGGTTCCGCCGTCTGTGCTGGGCACAGCCGACGCCTTGCCGGACGAGCTGCAGACGGTGGTAGTGGCGGGGGAGGCCTGTCCGCCGAGCCTGGTGGATCGCTGGTCGGAGGGGCGGCGGCTGATCGACGCCTATGGGCCTGCCGAGGCCACGGTATGCGCGGCGATGAGTACGCCGTTGACGGCGGGCCGGAATGTGGTCCCGATCGGGACGCCGATCGCGGGGGGCCGTTGTTATGTGCTGGACGCGTTCCTGCTTCCCCTGCCGCCGGGGATCGCTGGTGAGCTGTACGTGGCCGGAATCGGGCTGGCCCGCGGCTATCTGGGTCGCGCGGGATTGACTGCGGAGCGGTTCGTGGCCGATCCGTTCGCCCCCGGTGAGCGGATGTACCGGACAGGGGACCTGGCGTACTGGACGAGCCAGGGTGAGCTGGTGTTCGCAGGGCGGGCCGATGACCAGGTCAAGGTCCGTGGATTCCGGATCGAACCCGGCGAGATCGAGTCTGTCCTGTCCGACCACCCACGGGTCTCCCAAGCTGCGGTGACCGTCCGCGCGGACCGGCTGCTGGCTTATGTTTCACCGGGCGACATCGATCCGCGCGCGGTGCGCGAGGGGCTTGCCGCCCGGTTGCCTCAGCACATGGTGCCCGCGGCGGTGATAGTGCTGGACGCGCTGCCGGTGACGGCGAACGGGAAGATCGACCGGGGCGCGCTGCCTGATCCCGATTTCGCCGCTGCGACCGCTGGACGGGAGCCGGTCACGGAGGCCGAGCGCGTGTTGTGCGACCTCTTTGCCGAGGTGCTTGGTCTCGACAGGGTCGGTGCGGACGACAGCTTCTTCGAGCTGGGTGGGGATTCGATCCTCTCGATGCAGCTGGCGTCGCGGGCGCGGCATGCCGGTCTGACGTTCGCCTCGCGGGATGTCTTCGCGTGCAGGACGCCGGAGCGGCTCGCGCGGCTGGCGGCGGAATCGACGCTGCCGCACAGTGATCGTTCCCCCGCGGCTGATGGTGTGGGTGGCGTCGAGTGGACGCCGGTCATGCGGATGCTGGGGGATGGGGTTGTGGGGGCAGGGTTCGCCCAGTGGGCGGTGGTGGGTGCGCCGCCGGACTTGACGGAGGATGTGCTGGCCGCGGGGCTGGCGGCGCTGGTGGATTCGCATGACATGTTGCGTGTGCGGGTGGAGCCGGGCCGGTTGGTGGTGGGTGAGCCGGGGTCGGTGGATCCGTCCGGCCTGGTTACGCGCGTGGAGGCTGCCGGACGTCGGCTGGACGAGGTCGTGGAGGACGCCGCGCGGGGTGCGGTGGAGCGGCTCGATCCCGCGGCGGGTGTGGTGGTGCAGGCGGTATGGGTGGACGGAGGGCCGGATCGGCTGGGCCGGTTGGTGGTGGTGGTGCATCACCTGGCGGTCGACGGGGTGTCGTGGCGGGTCCTGCTGCCGGACCTGCAGGCCGCCTGCGAGGCGGTGGCCGCCGGGCGGGATCCGGTGGTGGAACCCGTGGAGGTGTCGTTCAGGCGGTGGGCAGGTCTGTTGGAGGAGTGGGCGGTCTCCGCGGAGCGCGTCGGTGAGCTGGCGGCGTGGGAGGCGATCGTCGGTCAGGAGGATCAGCCGTTCGGTGCGCGTGGGCTGACCACGGGCCGGGACGCGGGCGGTGCTGTGCGCTCGCGGTCGTGGGTCGCGCCGAAGGCGGAGACGTCGGTGCTGCTGGGGCGGGCTCCGGGGGTGTTCCACTGCGGGGCGCATGAAGTCCTGCTGGCCGGGCTGGCCGGCGCGGTGGCGCGGTGGCACGGCGGGGACGCGCTGTTGGTGGATGTGGAAAGCCATGGCCGTCATCCCGTCGACGGGATGGATCTGTCCAGGACAGTGGGCTGGTTCACCAGCGTGCATCCGGTGCGGCTGGATGTGGCGGGGATCGACCTGGCGGATGTGCTGTCCGGTGGTTCGGCGGCCGGGCGCCTGCTGAAGGTGGTCAAGGAGCAGTCGCGGGCGGTGCCCGGCGATGGGCTCGGCTACGGGTTGTTGCGCCATCTCAACGGTGAGACCGGGCCGGTTCTGGCGGCATTGCCGTCGCCCCAGATCGGGTTCAACTACCTGGGCCGGTTCGCTGTCGGTGACCAGAACGGTGTGCGGGCGTGGCAGTTGGCCGGGGACATCGGCAGTTCGATGGATGCGAGCACGGATCTGCCGCACGCGGTGGACGCCAACGCGATCGTCCAGGACCTGCCGGACGGTCCGGAGCTGACGCTCACGCTGGAATGGCCGGACGATCTGCTCGACGAGGCCGAGATCGAACGACTGGGCCAGGCATGGCTGGACATGTTGTCCGGGTTGGCCCGTCAGGCGGATGACCCTGCCGCAGGCGGACACACCGCATCCGACTTCGATCTCGTCGACCTGGAGCAGGACGAGATCGAGGCCCTTGAGGCCGAACACTCGGGTGCCGGTGGACTGGCCGAGGTGCTGCCGCTCTCACCGTTGCAGCACGGGCTGGCCTTCCACGCCGGCTACGTACGCGACGGCGTCGATGTCTACACCGCACAGGCGGTGCTGGACCTGACCGGTCCGCTGGATATGGAGCTGCTGCGGAAGTCGGTGCGCGGGCTGCTGGATCGGCATGCCAATCTCCGTGCCGGATTCCGGCACAGCGCCGCCGGGGCCCCCTACCAGGTGATCGCCGGCACCGTGGAGGTGCCATTGACCCAGGTGGACGTGACGGAATCGGTAGATCCGCAAGCCGAAGCGCTGGTGGTGGCCGCGGCCGAACGGGCAAGGCCGTTCGAGCTCGCCCGGCCCCCGCTGCTGCGGTTCGCGGTGATCGTGGTGGGTCCGGACGAGTACCGGCTGGTGCTGACCTCGCATCACATCCTGCTCGACGGCTGGTCGATACACCTGCTGCTGGATGAACTGTTCAAGCTGTACGGCAACGGAGCGGATCCGCTCGCGCTGGCGCCGGTGACGCCGTATCGGCAGTACCTGGCCTGGTTGAGCGAAACCGATCGGGACGCTGCCATCGCCGCATGGCGCAACGCTTTGGCCGGCCTGCCGGAGCCGACTCTGATCGCGGCGGACCGGCCGGTGCCGGTCCAGATGTCCGAACAGACATGGACCGCACTGGACGAGGCGTTCTTCGAGGCGTTGGCGGCGAGGGCCCGCGAGTTCGGCGTCACGGTCAGCACACTGCTGCAGGCGGTGTGGGGAGTGGTGCTGGCGGCGATAACCGGTCGCGACGATGTGGTGTTCGGGTCGGTGGTGTCCGGGCGCTCGGCCGAGCTTCCCGGGATCGAGACCATGGTCGGACTCTTCATCAACACCGTCCCGGTCCGGGTACGGATGCAGCCGCAGCACACCTTTGCCGAGCTGGTGCGGCGATTGCAGAGCGAGCAGACAGCGGTGCTCGCTCATCACCACCTCGGGCTCACCGACATTCAGCAGGCCGCCGGACTTGGGCAGCTGTTCGACACCCTCTTCGTCTACGAGAACTACCCCAAGCCTGCCGCAAGCGATGACGGAGCTGCCGACGCAGGACCGGATCGGTTGCGTGTGCGGGGTGTGACCGATGCCGATTCCACCCACTACCCCCTGGCACTGACGGCCATCCCGGACAACGGCCTGCAGCTGCGGCTGGAACGCCAGCCGGAGCTGGTCACCGCCGCGCAGGCCGATACCGTGCTGGACCGGTTCACGCAGGTGCTCGAAGCCCTGGTCGCTGCTCCGCAGGTGCCGCTGTCCGTGGTGCCGATCCTGACCGAGTCCGAACGGCAACAGCTGTGGGCGTGGAATGACACCGCGGCGGAGGTACCGGCACAGACGCTGCCGGAGATGTTCGCCGCGCAGGTCGCCGCCACCCCCGAGGCGACTGCGGCGATGTTCGAGAACCAGTCGCTGACCTACGCCCAGCTCGATGTCCGCGCCAACCAGTTTGCCCACTGGCTCATCGACCACGGCATCGGACCCGAGGACCGGGTCGCGATCATGTTGCCTCGCTGCCTGGAACTGGTTGTCGCCGTGCTGGGTGTCACCAAAGCCGGCGCCGCCTGGCTACCCATCGATGCGAACTACCCCCAGGCGCGCATCGACTACATCCTCGCGGACGCGCAACCGGCGGTCGTGGTGGACGAGTCGGTGGTGCGCGAGGTCAGCGGATACCCCACCGATCCGGTGCGGTTGCGGGCTGTGCCCGAAAATGCGGCCTACCTCATCTACACCTCCGGCTCCACCGGGGAACCCAAGGGCGTTGTGGTCAGCCATACCGGTCTGGCCAGTTTGGCCGGCAGCTTGGCCGAGCGGCTGGATCTGACCACACGGAGCCGGGTCCTGGCGTTGGCATCGCCGAGTTTCGATGTCTCGGTGCTGGAACTGCTCATGGCGATCGGTGGCGGCGCCGCACTGGTGGTTCCGCCTGAGGGTGTTGTGGCCGGTGGAGAGCTGGCCGAGGTGTTGGCCGACCGGGAGATCAGCCATGCGTTGATCCCGCCCCCCGTGCTGGCCACCGTTCCCGAATCACCCGAGTCGGTACTGCCATGCCTGGTACTGGGTGTGGCGGCGTGTCCTCCTGAACTCGTGCATCGGTGGTCGCCCGGGCGCCGGATGATCAACACCTATGGGCCGACCGAGGCCACCATCGCCATGACGATCGGTCGGCACATTCCGGTCGGTGATGAGATTCCGCCGGTCGGGTATCCGACCGCGAACGCGCGGGCGTTCGTGTTGGATTCGTGGTTGCGTCTGGTGCCGCCGGGTGCGGTGGGCGAGCTGTATATCGCTGGTGTGGGTGTGGCCCGGGGATATCTGGGCCGAGCGGGGTTGACCGCGGCTCGATTCGTAGCCGATCCGTTCGGTTCCGGTGAGCGGATGTATCGGACTGGGGATCTGGTCCGGTGGAACCCGGAAGGAGAGCTGGTCTTCGTCGGTCGTGTCGATGACCAGGTGAAGGTGCGGGGGTTCCGGGTTGAGCCCGGTGAGGTCGAGGCGGCGCTGGTGGCGCAGGAGTCGGTGGGCCAGGCGGTGGTGGTGGTCCGCGCCAGTCATGCCGGCGAACGGCTGGTGGGGTATGTGACCGCTGCCGGGGAGGCCGCAGTGGATGCCGTCGCGGTGCGCGAGGGTCTGGCGGCCCGGTTGCCGGAATATATGGTGCCGGCGGCAGTGGTGGTGCTCGAGGCGCTGCCATTGACATCGAACGGGAAGGTCGACCGCAAGGCGTTGCCGGAACCGGACTTCAGCGGACGCGTTTCGGACAGGGAGCCGGTCACAGAGGTCGAACGGATGCTGTGCGATCTGTTTGCCGAGGTGCTCGGTCTGCCGCGGGTCGGTGCGGACGACAGCTTCTTCGAGCTGGGCGGGGATTCGCTTCTCTCGATGCAACTGGCGGCGCGGGCCCGCCGTGACGGCATGGTCTTCGGCTCGCGGGAGGTGTTCGATCGTCGGACGCCTGCGGGCATCGCGACGATCGTAGAGCTGGGCGCGGATGATCCCGCTGCGGGCGGAGACATCACATCCGGCGTCGACCTCCTCGACCTGGACCAGGAGGAGATCGACGAATTCGAGGCCGAGTTCGACCACCGGTAGGACAGTGTCCTAAGTGGTGAGGCACGGCAGAACCTCAACATGCGGCGGGAGAAGTGGAGTTGGACGGTCTCAGGCGGGGTGTCGGAGATCGCGAAGCCACTGATCCCGCCGTCGAAGGTGCGGCCTCAGGGCGGCGGAACTCAGGACACGCCTGATGCGACGCTGTTCGCGGCCGTCACCCGGGGACTGGTCGCGGCTGCGCCCGGCGGGCGCTACCACCCTGCTTCGGCGTCTCCGAGTCCACGGCCCGCCGCCGCTTCCTGATGTGGTGCCAGATCAGGTGGTTCCGGGTCGGACGCCTCGTCCGTCACCGGATCACCTGCCGAAGTCATGGATCACGCCGCTTCGTCGGCGTCCGGCACGGGAGCGAACCTCCCGCGCAGCTCTCAGGTACTAGGAATGGATGGGGCCGTGATGCACTCCGCGCTGGTGATCGGCACAGGACTGATGGGTACGTCGGTGGCGTTGGCGCTGCGGGCGCGTGGCGTGACCGTGTACCTCAGGGACGTCGACTCGGCGGCTGCCCGGACGGCCGCGTCGCTGGGCGCCGGTACGGTGCAGTCGCCCACGGAAACCGTCGACCTGGCGATCGTTGCGGTGCCCCCGCCGCTGATCGGCAAGGTGCTGGCGGACGCACAGGGCGGGCACCTGGCGCGGCACTACACGGACGTGGCGAGCGTGAAGGCGGAAACGCAGCACGACGTCATCGCCCTCAATTGCGACACCTCGTGCTACATCGGCGGACATCCCATGGCGGGCGCGTCGCGCAGCGGTCCGCTGAGGGCCCGGGGCGACCTCTTCGAGGGCCGCACCTGGGCGCTGACGCCGACGGCGGACACCGACACCGAAACGCTCAACACGGCACTGGAACTGGTGACGCTGTGTGGCGCTGTTCCTGTGCTGATGGAGGCGGCGGCGCACGACCGTGCGGTGGCGCTGGTGTCCCATGCGCCCCATGTGGTGGCGAGCCTGGTCGCGATGCGCCTGGACAGAGCCGAGGAGCGTGAGGTGAGCCTGGCGGGCCCGGGGCTGCGGGACCTGACCCGGATCGCGGAGGCCGACCCCCAGCTCTGGCTGGACATCCTGGGCGGCAACGCCGCGGTCGTGGCGGACCTCCTGGACGAACTGGGCGCCGATCTGAGCGAGATGGTCGCCGGGCTGCGCGCCATGGCAGCGACGGACGAAGCCAAGCGCAGCAGTGGCATGAAGACGGTCGGGACCATGCTGCGCAGGGGGAAGTCAGGCCGCGGCCGCATCTCCGGTAAGCACGGGACGCAGCCTGAGCGGTTCGAATCGGTGACCGTGATGATCGGGGACCAACAGGGCGAACTGGCACGGCTGCTGACGGATGCGGACCGCGCGGACGTCAACATCGAGGACATCCGCATCGAGCATGCCACCGGCCGCCAGGCCGGCCTGGTCCATGTCAGCGTCGCTCCCGGCATGACGGCACCGCTGAGGGAAGCCCTGCGGATCGGCGGCTGGCACGAGCGCTGAGCGCCGGCCGCGGCCCGATGTGTGGTTCGCCCCCCCTGGGCGGCGAGGAGTTCGCTCCGCGGGTGTGCGACTGAAGATCATGGATTACGCCCGGTGCGAGGCGTGCGCGATGCCCTTGTCGAGCACGTGGAAGGGGAACGCGGACTGGACATCGGCCCCGTTGTCCGTCGGGATCACCTCGACCTGGAACGGCAGGCGCTGGATCGCAGCGGCCTTGTTGAGTTGTGGGTAGATCCGCAGGCCCTCGACCCCCTCGGCCCGGTAGCGGCGCTGCCCTGCCGTGGTACGCCCGCCGGCTGATCCCGAAGTACCGGCAGGACTTGGCGACATAGCCGGTGACCTATTCGACATGGCGCATGACGGCCAGGCGCCGCTTGGCCTCACGATCGACCGCGTCCGGTGCGACTGGACATGTTGTCCGGGCTCGCCCGTCAGGCGGATGATTCTTCTGTGCGGCACGTTCCGCATTCGACGTCGACCTCCTCGACCTGGATCAGGGCGAGTTTGAGGAATTCACGGCTGAGTTCGACGACCAACGTCAAGCCCATAGCTGATTAAGGGAGACATTGATGGCCCAGTCGCGGATCGAGGACATCTGGCCGCTTTCGCCACTGCAGGCTGGGTTGCTCTTCCACGCGGTTTACGACGGCGAAGGGCCCGACGTCTACGTAGGCCATTGGATCCTGGACCTGGACGGGCCGGTGGACGCGGCCAGGCTGCGCGCGGCATGGGAGGCGCTGCTGACCCGGCACGCTCCGCTTCGGGCCTGCTTTCGGCAGCGTAAATCGGGCGAGACCGTGCAGATCGTCCTCAAAGAGGTGGAGCTTCCGTGGCGAGAGGTCGACGTTTCCCACCTCGATGACCCCGACGAGGCCGTGCGCGAGCTGGCCGAGGAGGATCGGACGACGCGATTCGACCTCGCGCAGGCGCCGTTGCTGCGGCTGACCCTGATCCGCCTCGGCGACCGTACGCATCGACTGGTGATGACCTGCCATCACACGATCACGGACGGCTGGTCGTTGCCGGTCATGGTCAACGAGCTGTCGAAGCTGTACCCGGCCGGCGGCGACCCGCTGGCCCTGCCCGCGGTGACGTCATATCGGGACTACCTCGCGTGGCTGAGCAGGCAGGACAAGGAGCGGGCCCTGTCGGCATGGGCGGCGCAGCTGCGTGGTGCCGAGGAGCCGACGCTGGTGGCGCCCGCCGATCCGGGGCGAGCGCCCGGCGTGCCGGACAGCGTCGAGATCGAGCTGCCCGCGACCCTCACGCGCTCGCTGGACGAGCTGGCTCGTGGCCATGGGCTGACGCTGAACACCGTGGTGCAAGGCGCGTGGGCCATGGTGCTGGCGCGACTGGCGGGCCGGACGGACGTGGTGTTCGGGGCGGCGGTATCGGCGCGCCCGCCGGATCTGCCCGGCGTGGAGGAGATGGTGGGGCTATTCCTCAACACCGTTCCGGTGCGCGTGCGGCTCCGCGGCTCGACGCCGGTGATGGAGCTGCTGGCGGAATTGCAGAAACGGCAGTCGGCGCTCATACCTGACCAGTTCGTGGGGTTGGTGGACATACAGCAGGCGGTCGGCCCCGGCGCGGTCTTCGATACCCTGCTCGTCTTCGAGAAGTTCCCCAACAAGCCCGCCGAATCGGACTCCGAGGGAAACTTTGGCATTCGAATAAATCAGGGCCGGGCAGCCGCCCACTACCCGCTGACGCTGGTTTGTGTCCCCGGCGAATCGATGCTCCTCAAACTCGACTATCTGACGGAGCTCTTCGATCGGGCCACAGCATTCTCCATCGTTGAGCGACTGAAGGAGGTTCTGCGTCAGCTGACGGGCGCGGGCGACCTGACGGTGGCCGAGGTCGATGTGACGACCGCGGCCGAGCGTGAGGTGGTCAATGAATGGGGTGCGACAGCCGCCATGATGCCGGGCCGGCCGGCCCCGGATCTGTTCGACCGTCAGGTGGAGCGCCACCGCGACAGGGCGGCGGTCGTCGATGGCGATCGGGCGATGTCGTTCGGGGAACTGGCCGAACACGCGGAGCGGCTCGCCGGCTATCTGCGCAGCAGGGGAGTTCGGCGCGGGGATCGGGTGGCCGTGGTGATGGGCCGGTCGCCCGAGCTGATCGCGACGTTGCTCGCGGTGTGGAAGGCGGGAGCGGCGTACGTCCCCGTGGATCCCGCCTATCCGGCGGAACGCCTGAAGTTCATGCTCGCGGATGCGGAGCCGGCGGCAGTGCTGTGCGCAGAGGCGTACCGAGATGTCGTGCTGGACGGAGGGCTCGAGCCGATCGTCCTGGACGATGCCCGGACGCGGAAGGCGGTGGCGGAGTGCCCCCGTCTGTCCGTTGGCGTACACGCTGACGACCTCGCGTACGTGATGTACACGTCGGGGTCGACGGGAACACCGAAGGGCGTCGTGGTGACGCACGGCAACGTCGCGGCGCTGGTCGGGGAGCCGGGATGGGCCATCGGCCCCGATGACGCCGTGCTGATGCATGCCTCGCACGCGTTCGACATATCCCTGTTCGAGCTGTGGGTGCCGCTGCTTTCGGGTGCCAGGGTGGTGCTGGCCGGATCGGGTGCGGTGGACGGCGAGGCTCTGGCCGGCTATGTGGCCGACGGTGTCACGGTCGCCCACCTGACCGCGGGGACCTTCCGGGTGGTGGCCGAGGAGTCACCGGAGTCGCTCGCCGGTCTGCGCGAGGTGCTGACCGGTGGGGACGCGGTGCCGCCCGCGGCGGTGGAGCGGGTGCGGCGCAGCAGTCCTGGCGTGCGCGTGCGGCATCTCTACGGCCCGACGGAGGCCACGCTGTGTGCGACGTGGTGGCTGCTCGAACCCGGCGACACGACGGGATCAGTGCTGCCGATCGGACGACCGCTCCCGGGGCGGCGAACATACGTCCTCGATGCGTTCCTGCGCCCTGTGCCTCCAGGCGTGGTGGGCGAGCTGTATGTCGCTGGAGCCGGTGTGGCACAGGGCTACCTCGGTCGTGCGGCACTGACGGCGGAGCGGTTCGTGGCCGATCCGTTCGTTCCCGGTGACGCGGCGGCGCACAGCGCCTCCGCGGGGGGCGGTGGCCGGGCGACGGGCGAGCGCATGTACCGGACCGGCGACCTGGCGTACTGGACGGACCAGGGTGCGCTGGCGTTCGCCGGACGTGCCGATGACCAGGTCAAGATCCGCGGGTATCGAGTGGAGCCCGGCGAGATCGAGGTGGTCCTCGCCGGCCTGCCCGGTGTGGGCCAGGCCGTCGTGTCCGTACGGGACGAGCAGCAGCTGATCGGCTATGCGGTCGCCGAAGCGGGGCACGACGTCGACCCGGTGCGGCTGCGCGAGCAGCTCGCCGAGTCGCTGCCCGAATTCATGGTTCCGGCCGCGGTGCTGGTGCTGGACCAGCTGCCGTTGACGGTCAACGGAAAGGTGGACCGGCAGGCCCTGCCCGAACCGGACTTCGCCGCGAAGGCGGTCAGCCGCGAGCCGGACACGGAGGCCGAGCGCATCCTGTGCGGAGTGTTCGCCGAAGTCCTCGGCCTGGAACGGGTCGGGGTCGAGGGCAACTTCTTCGAGCTGGGCGGGGACTCGATCTCGTCGATGCAGGTGGCCGCCCGTGCGCGACGCGAGGGGATCTTCCTCACCCCGCGGCAGATATTCGAGCACCGGACCCCGGAGCGACTTGCGGCACTGACACAAGAGGCCCTGACGACACGCATACGGGACCGCTCCGAGGCGGGCACAGGCGTGGGAGAAATCCCCTGGGCGCCGGTGATGCGTGCCCTCGGGGATGCTGCGGTGCGCCCTGACTTCGTGCAGGCGAAAGTCGTCGTCACCCCGGCAGACCTGAGTCCGGATGCCCTGGTGATCGCCCTGCAAGCGGTGCTGGATGTGCACGATCTGCTGCGGGCACGGGTGGAGCCGGACGGACGGCTGTTCGTGGCCGAGCGCGGCGCGGTGGACGCGGCCGGCCTGGTCACGCGGGTGCCGGCCGGGACCGCGGACCTCGATGAGCTCGCCGAGCACGAAGCCAGGACGGCGGCCGGCACGCTGAACCCGTCGGCGGGAATCATGGTGCGGGCCGTGTGGGTCGACGCCGGAAGCGACCGGCCGGGCCGGTTGGCTTTGGTGGTGCACCATCTGTCGGTCGACGCGGTCTCATGGGGAATCCTGGTGCCGGATCTGCGATCGGCGTACGACGCGGTGATCTCCGGCGGGCTCCCTGCCCTTGAGCCCGCGACGACGTCGTACCGGCACTGGGCGCGGCGGCTGACCGAGCAGGCCTTCAGCGAGAGCACGATCGCTGAGGTCGATCACTGGGTCGCCGTACTGGATGGTGCGGATTCGTCCCTCGAAAGGCGGACCGGGCAGTCGCACTCGTGGTCATGGACGCTGTCCGGAACCACGGCGCGCAGTCTGGTGTCCCGGCTTCCGGGGGTTTTCCACTGCGGGATTCACGAAGTCCTGCTGGCGGGCCTCGGGGGTGCGGTGGCGCGCCGGGGCGGTGCCGGCGCCGGGATTCTGGTGGACGTGGAAGGCCATGGTCGCCATGCCGCCGACGGTGAGGATCTGTTGCGCACCGTGGGCTGGTTCACCAGCGTCCACCCGGTCCGCCTCGATGTCTCCGATGTCGACCTTGCCGCCGCCGCAGCGGGGAACGCCGCGGCCGGGCAGTTGCTGAAGGCCGTGAAGGAACAGGCCCGCGCCGTCCCCGGCGATGGCCTCGGCTACGGGCTGTTGCGCTATCTCAACCCCGATACCGGGGCCAGGCTGGCCGGGTTGCCGTCCCCGCAGATCGGATTCAACTACCTCGGCCGGTCCAGCCTCGCCGCCGAGGCCACCGCGTGGCAGGGGAGCGAAGAGTCGCTCGGCGGCGGTCCGGAGATGGTCGCGGCCCACCCGATGGAGGTCGCTGCGGACGTTCAGGACACGCCCGCCGGACCCCGGCTGAGGCTGTCCATCGAAGGCAGGGATCTCGACCCCGCCACGGTGGAGCGGCTCGGCGAGGCATGGCTGGAGATGCTGACCGGCTTCGCGGCGCTGGCCGAGGATCCCGACGCCGGCGGGCACACCCCGTCCGACTTCGACCTCGTCGAGCTGACGCAGCGGGACGTGGCGGATCTGGAGGCCGCGGCGCCAGGGCTGACGGACGTCTGGTCCCTGTCACCGCTGCAGGAAGGCATGCTCTTCGAGCGGGCCATCGACGAGGACGGCGTCGACGTCTACCAGAGTCAGCGGATCCTGGACCTCGACGGACCGGTCGACGCGCAACGGCTGCGTGCGGCGTGGCAACGGCTGGTCGCCCGGCACGAGTCGCTCCAGACGAGCTTCCACCAGCTCGGATCCGGCGAAACGGTGCAGGTCGTCGAGGGCGAGGTCGATGTCCCATGGCGTGAGGCCGATCTGTCGCACCTCGATGAGGCGGCCGCGACGGCGGAGGTCGAGCGCCTGCTCGCGCGGGATCAGGCGGAGCGGTTCGATGTGACCAGGGCACCGCTGCTCCGGCTGTTGCTGATCCGTCTCGGTCGGAGCAGGCACCGGCTCGTCGTGACGTCGCATCATGTTGTCCTGGACGGCTGGTCCACACCGATCGTCCTGGGTGAGATGTCGACGGGTTACGCGGGTGGACAGGGCTCGTCGAAGCCACCGTCCTATCGGGACTACCTGGCGTGGCTCCGCCGTCAGGACGAGGAGGCGACACGAGCGGCGTGGCTGTCCGAGCTCGCCGGGGCGGACGAACCGACCCTGATGGACGCCG is part of the Streptomyces sp. NBC_00654 genome and encodes:
- a CDS encoding prephenate dehydrogenase; the encoded protein is MMHSALVIGTGLMGTSVALALRARGVTVYLRDVDSAAARTAASLGAGTVQSPTETVDLAIVAVPPPLIGKVLADAQGGHLARHYTDVASVKAETQHDVIALNCDTSCYIGGHPMAGASRSGPLRARGDLFEGRTWALTPTADTDTETLNTALELVTLCGAVPVLMEAAAHDRAVALVSHAPHVVASLVAMRLDRAEEREVSLAGPGLRDLTRIAEADPQLWLDILGGNAAVVADLLDELGADLSEMVAGLRAMAATDEAKRSSGMKTVGTMLRRGKSGRGRISGKHGTQPERFESVTVMIGDQQGELARLLTDADRADVNIEDIRIEHATGRQAGLVHVSVAPGMTAPLREALRIGGWHER